From the Haemophilus parainfluenzae genome, the window ATCATTCTAGATGAAAGCCAAAATACGACGGTCGAACAAATGAAAATGTTTTTAACCCGTATTGGTTTTAATTCTAAAGCCGTGATTACAGGGGATGTAACCCAAATCGATTTACCGCGCAGCACCAAATCGGGTTTACGCCACGCCATGGAAGTGTTAAGTAAAGTGTCGGAATTAAGCTTTAACTACTTTGAGAGTAAAGATATTGTGCGACATCCTGTGGTGGCAAAAGTGGTGCAAGCTTACGAAGAATGGGAAGCCCAAGATGAAATTCGCCGTCAAGAAATCGCTGCGCAGCGTCGAGCTGAACGTGAGCAAAAAGTGCGGTCAGAAAATGAAACGAATTTAGGAGAATAACATGGGCAATATGATTATTGATCTGCAATTGGCGAGCGAAAATACTGAAGGCTTGCCATCAGAAGCGCAAATTCTGCAATGGGCAACAGCCGCAGTGCAACCAGAAAGTGATAATGTGGAAATGACCGTGCGCATTGTTGATGAAGCAGAAAGTCATGATTTAAATTTGACTTATCGTGGAAAAGATCGTCCAACCAATGTGTTGTCTTTCCCTTTTGAATGCCCTGATGAAGTGGAATTACCGCTGTTGGGCGATTTAGTGATTTGTCGTCAAGTGGTGGAGCGTGAAGCTATCGAGCAAGAAAAGCCTTTAATGGCACATTGGGCGCATATGATTGTGCATGGCAGCTTACATTTGTTGGGGTACGATCACATTGACGATGATGAAGCTGAAGAAATGGAAAGTTTAGAAACTGAAATTATGCAGGGTTTAGGCTTTGCCGATCCTTACCTTTCCGAAAAATAATGACGATTTGGAGCAATTATGTATAAAGCCGTATTCAGCGATTTTGATGGTACTTTATTAACTTCCGATCATCGAATTTCGCCTAAAACCTTAGACGCAATTCAACGCATTACCAAACAAGGTATTCCATTTACACCAATCTCTGCGCGTTCACCGCTTGGTATTTGGCCTTATGCGAAACTCATTGAAAACTACAACATCATTGTGGCATTTAGTGGTGCCTTGATTTTAGATAAAAACGCCACGCCTATTTATTCAGTACAACTGGATCCTGCTGATATTCAAGCCATTAATCAAGTATTAGCAGACCATCCTGCGCTAGGTGTGAATTATTATACTTATGATGATTGTGTTGCTCGCGATTTAGATAATAAATGGGTGATTTACGAACGTAGCGTAACGGGCATCCAGATCGATCCTTATGATGAAAGTGCGGTTTATTCTCCGCATAAAATCCAAATCATTGGTGAAACAGACGAAGTGATTAGTATTGAGAAAATCCTAAAAGAGAAATTCCCACATTTAAGCATTTGCCGTTCTCATGCGAATTTCCTTGAAGTGATGCATAAATCCGCGACAAAAGGTAATGCAGTACGTTTTCTCGAAGATTACTTTCATGTGAAGATGGAAGAATGTGTTGCTTTCGGCGATAACTTTAACGATTTAGATATGTTAGAAAGCGTGGGATTAGGCGTGGCAATGGGGAATGCGCCTGATGAAATTAAACAAGCCGCTAATCGCGTCACTGCTTCGCATAATGATGATGGAATTGCATTAATATTGAATGAGATTTTTCCTGAATAAATAAAAGGGCGCTTTCTAGTTAAAAGAAAGCGCCTTATTTTTATTTTCCTAAATTCAGCACTTTAACGAGTGCAGTAAAAAATTTGTCATTTTCTTGCGGTAAGCCAATACTGATGCGTAAGTGATTTGGCATGCCATAACCTGCAATTGGGCGTACAATCACGCCTTCACGCAATAATGCATCATAAATTGGTGCGGCAGGCTGTTTAAAATCAATGGTAATAAAGTTACCTTTAGACGGAATAAAGTCTAAACCATATTCTTGACAGAAGGCTTCATAACGTTTCATTTCTTGGCGATTATTCTCAGCCACTTTTTCGACAAAAGCATCATCATTCATCACTGCAATCGCACTAGTTAAAGCGAGACTATTACAATTAAATGGCTGACGAACACGGTTTAATAAATCTGCAATTTCAGGATTAGAGACCGCGTAGCCAATGCGTAAACCTGCCAAACCATAAGCTTTTGATAGAGAACGTGAAACGATAAGGTTAGGGTATTTTTCCAGTAATGCAAAAGAATTAACCCGTTCACTAGGATGAGTAAATTCAGTATAAGCTTCATCTAATACCACAATAACATTTTCAGGGACTTTGGCCAAGAAAGCATCCAATTCAGCTTCCGTTAAGAAATTCCCTGTTGGATTGTTTGGATTGGCAATAAAAATCAGTTTGGTTTTATCTGAAAGTGCGGTCAAAAATCCGTTTAAATCGTGTCCCCAATCTTTAGCAGGAATTTCTTTTGCGACAGCGTTAATGGCTTTGGTCACTAAAGGGTAAACAATAAAGGCGTATTGTGAATAAATCACTTCATCATGCTCACCCGCAAAGGTATGAGCAAAGAGCTCTAATAAATCGTTAGAACCATTGCCAAGGGTGATTTGGTTTGGTTGCACACCAAATTTTTTTGCAATAGCTGTTTTAAGTTCAAAACCATTTGCATCAGGGTAGCGAGTTAAATGATCAAGTTGGGCTTGAATGGCTTTTTTCGCACTTTCAGGAAAGCCGAAAGGGTTTTCATTTGAGGCCAGTTTAACGATATCCGTAATGCCTAATTCGCGTTCGAGTTCTTCGATGGGTTTTCCTGCTTGGTAAGGCGAAAGAGATTTTACGCCTTGATTGGCAACATTGATGTATTGCATATGCTTTCCTTATAAAGACGAGCGGGCCTTTCAGCCCGCACGTTGAGTTTAATGAATCAGATAATTAGCTATTTTCAGCTTCAAATTTTCTCATGAATTCAATGAGCGCTTGTACGCCTTCTAATGGCATCGCATTATAGATAGAAGCACGCATACCACCTAGCACTTTGTGACCTTTTAAGGCTTGAAGACCGGCAGCTGTCGATTCTGCAACAAATTTAGCATCAAGTTCAGGATTGCCTGTCACAAATGTGACATTCATGGTTGAACGGTTTTCTTTAGCCACTACGTTACGATAGAGTTTGCTGCTATCAATGTAATCATAAAGGGTTTGTGCTTTCACGGCATTACGTTTTGCAATTTCTTTTAAGCCGCCAATTGCTTGAATGTGTTTGAAAACCAATGAACAGAGATACCAAGCAAAGGTTGGTGGGGTATTGATCATGGAATCAGCATCACGCTGTGTTGCATAATTCCAAATTGATGGAGTGGCTTGGCGAGAATGACCAATTAAATCATCACGAATAATCACGAGTGTAATCCCTGCTGGACCAAGGTTTTTTTGCGCACCGGCATAAATGACACCAAATTTGCTAATATCAATTTCACGAGAAAGAATGTTAGATGACATATCCGCTACAAGTACGGCATTGCCCACATTTGGTACATCAAAAATTTCAACACCGCTGATGGTTTCATTTGGGCAATAGTGAACGTAATCGTATTGTTCAGCGATTTTGCTGAAATCAAGATTGGTGATGTGAGTGTGATCACCATTTTCCACAATGGTAATTTCATCAATTTCAGCAAAGTTACGCGCTTCTTTTGCTGCGGTTGCAGACCAATGTCCGCTATTTAAGTAAAGTGCTTTGCCTTTCTCACCAATTAGGTTCATTGGTAATGCCGCAAATTGACCACGAGCCCCACCTTGTAGGAATAACACATGATAGTTATCTGGAATGTGATATACCTCGCGTAGATCTTTTTCTGCTTGAGCAATCAATTCCATAAAATATTTGCCACGGTGACTGACTTCCATTACCGATACACCTTGACCAAGCCAGTTG encodes:
- the hisC gene encoding histidinol-phosphate transaminase, producing MQYINVANQGVKSLSPYQAGKPIEELERELGITDIVKLASNENPFGFPESAKKAIQAQLDHLTRYPDANGFELKTAIAKKFGVQPNQITLGNGSNDLLELFAHTFAGEHDEVIYSQYAFIVYPLVTKAINAVAKEIPAKDWGHDLNGFLTALSDKTKLIFIANPNNPTGNFLTEAELDAFLAKVPENVIVVLDEAYTEFTHPSERVNSFALLEKYPNLIVSRSLSKAYGLAGLRIGYAVSNPEIADLLNRVRQPFNCNSLALTSAIAVMNDDAFVEKVAENNRQEMKRYEAFCQEYGLDFIPSKGNFITIDFKQPAAPIYDALLREGVIVRPIAGYGMPNHLRISIGLPQENDKFFTALVKVLNLGK
- the serC gene encoding 3-phosphoserine/phosphohydroxythreonine transaminase; translation: MSKVFNFSAGPAMIFPEVLQKAQAELTNWLGQGVSVMEVSHRGKYFMELIAQAEKDLREVYHIPDNYHVLFLQGGARGQFAALPMNLIGEKGKALYLNSGHWSATAAKEARNFAEIDEITIVENGDHTHITNLDFSKIAEQYDYVHYCPNETISGVEIFDVPNVGNAVLVADMSSNILSREIDISKFGVIYAGAQKNLGPAGITLVIIRDDLIGHSRQATPSIWNYATQRDADSMINTPPTFAWYLCSLVFKHIQAIGGLKEIAKRNAVKAQTLYDYIDSSKLYRNVVAKENRSTMNVTFVTGNPELDAKFVAESTAAGLQALKGHKVLGGMRASIYNAMPLEGVQALIEFMRKFEAENS
- a CDS encoding Cof-type HAD-IIB family hydrolase, with the translated sequence MYKAVFSDFDGTLLTSDHRISPKTLDAIQRITKQGIPFTPISARSPLGIWPYAKLIENYNIIVAFSGALILDKNATPIYSVQLDPADIQAINQVLADHPALGVNYYTYDDCVARDLDNKWVIYERSVTGIQIDPYDESAVYSPHKIQIIGETDEVISIEKILKEKFPHLSICRSHANFLEVMHKSATKGNAVRFLEDYFHVKMEECVAFGDNFNDLDMLESVGLGVAMGNAPDEIKQAANRVTASHNDDGIALILNEIFPE
- the ybeY gene encoding rRNA maturation RNase YbeY — translated: MGNMIIDLQLASENTEGLPSEAQILQWATAAVQPESDNVEMTVRIVDEAESHDLNLTYRGKDRPTNVLSFPFECPDEVELPLLGDLVICRQVVEREAIEQEKPLMAHWAHMIVHGSLHLLGYDHIDDDEAEEMESLETEIMQGLGFADPYLSEK